A window of Cheilinus undulatus linkage group 23, ASM1832078v1, whole genome shotgun sequence genomic DNA:
CCCCAACAGTGAACGCAGCAGCTCCTACAAACACAACcagcaaaaagaagaagcaCAAAGGCTAGCGTCAGATTTAAACCACCACTGAACTGAGCCAGCCTGTACCATGACTCATGGTATCTATTAGACTTTAAGAGGACACAGAAAGACGGGACTTGTGCTTGGGTCACAAACTCTTGGACTTTTTATTAAAGACATTTAAGgacttttttccatatttacatttatgatGAGACCAGCTCTCTCAAATGAGATGAACCAACACTGATAATATTTCCCTCTTACTAACTGTGTGGtcaatatttttatgttttaaagataGATGTCTCTGTTATTAAGAGTTATGTGTGTTGAAAAGAAGTAAAATTTAAAGATTAACTAGTTGGATCTCTCTTTAGTAGGTTTCTCTCATAAACTGGAGGAAAGATTTTAGGCCGTCGTCCACAGCTGCAgggttttttgtgtttgcagCAGTCATTTTTGAATAGTTTCCCCATCATCAGTATTTTTTCTGGGGGAAACTATGGAACAACGTTGTGCCCATAAATGTCACTTCTTAACTTATCAGCGCACAGAGCATTTTGAAAGCGACTTTACAGAAACCAGGGGAAAGTGGGAGCCAACTCGGGTGTCATTTGCTGAACAAATCAGGCCTGTCAAACTGCTTGTTTAACGTCTGCTACTGCTTGTGTGTAAAAGATCAGGTGTGCCACTGTCAATTTTTGCGTGCCAGCTAGAAATACTAGGCATATATACACTGCTTTTTTTACATTCATGTGCACATTTGAACCACCTTCATGGGACTTTAAAGCAATCTAAGGACAGAGAAAATCAAGGAAAACACTGCAGTCATTGAATTGGTTAAATGCTAGTCCATGTCATTTTAGGTGGTCTATTCATAGCAGAAGATGTCGGGATAAAAGTGTCGGACTACGTGCGCTGCCACAAAAGTGAGGATGAGGGCGATGGGCCGGGTCACCAGAACTGCCAGGTAGTTGGATCCACTGCTTCCTGGAgtcagcaaaaaaaagaaagaataaagaatgagCTGGATCCTTATCTGTACAATGTAGCAGCTTATGTAAGGCTAGCTACACACAAGGCAGTTTTAAAACCAGTGTTATATACCAGGAGACCAGCTTGGGCTATGTAGCTTCTGGGTGATATACTACAACATATGGGCTGTTGCTGATTGGCCCGCATTGAATACAGCTACTAGAGCATTcctccaatcacactccgagttcaTCATTGAAAGGTTCTACCTTTTTCAAACACTGTTTTGCCGAGATGGATGTCAAATTTAtcatggatatatgaaacagtctcaAGTGTCAGGTTAATCCttgagctgtttttcttttctaatattcCACTTTGGCTCTTGCTGCAgttgtgtttctgtttgctGCCATGTTGGTTATGCTACCCAGCTCTCGTTGGCTCTTTCTTAGGCAGCCCAAACTGGAATTATGatctaaaacatatttaaagccCCCACAGAatgcgtttgggaagggcagaacttttcaaaagattctcagaaggtgattggatgaacgatctgtcacattcatgaagggccaatcagagtggaAATACAAAATGAGGTTGTTTGCATGCACAACTGACACGAAATGCTGCCAGAGTGCCTGATGTGGATAAATCTCTGGTCGAGAAGAATGGAAAACCTCTTCtttgccaagagaagctttcagtgtgacactttgcttttgttttcatgaagtAATGTGGAACAATTCTggtaaaactgccgctatactaAATCTAAGTCTGAGGGAATCTCTTGTGGTAGCAGCCACCATACACAacggctttcagtacaactcaGCCAACCAGTAACAATCGTAAACTCATGCTGAgaccagtcaggagaagagcaaaacatcttttcagtcatgaaaagaTTTAAGtgttgttctttgctctttatttaataaagaaaagtggtcaacttctgataaaactgattaTATAATAAAgttacatctgagctaactgctgCACCTAAACTCACCTGTAGCTAATGCCTCtccctcaaatgatgctgattggtccaagcCGTGTTCAGTATGGCACAGAtcttgtggattggagcttttaaAGATCGATTAGCCCAATGAAAGATGTTGACTCTgcccaatccatcagctttgcaaagtAAGGGAAGCTCACCCCATGCTGAAGGATTATTTGGACAGTCCCTCCGGTTTGATTGGCAACAGATCAGGCCTGGAATTGTCTGATGTGTAGCAAGCCTAACCAGTCTTGTATGGCTAAGATATAGAACAGAGTCTGAACAACATTTTGCAGACATAGCTAAGCGTaatccttttttaatcatttttgagATGCCAATGACAACATTTTGTCTACCTACCCATCTACTTTGCACAGATACAGTGGTTTTTGTAGAGACATTAGATGTTTAGAGTTGCTTTGGCAATTCTACTTGTGATTATCCAGAAGGTGAGTCATAACGGACCATTTATGAACTAGATTCTGATGACTTCCACTGAAGTGTTCATATCTCATGAGCCAGAGTCAACCTGAATCCTGACTCAGGCCCTGTGCTCAAGCATGGTACATTTACATTCACACTTGACTTTGAGCTCAAGAGTACTCTGATCCAGGCCCCTAGTTTGAAAGCCCCTTTAACTTGATTCAGGATCAGCACATGAAGGACTTATTGTAACACCAGTATAACCCATGGCCGAGACTGTTCATATAGGCACCTTCACATCCAGGACAGGTTGCTCCATTAGATTCATACGGTTTGCGTCCCCTCACATTGCCCCTGCACAGAGAATCAAAGTTATTTCTCAAGTCTTTATCATTGTTTGTAGATACTGAAGATACAGCCAGTGCTGATTCTGGTTTTgagtttgtaatgtttttaacaaagcTGACGTGTTGCATGATGTGTATAACAGCAAGAACATCTCCAGCCTAAATGTGAATGAATTCACTAACTGAAATGAAGAAGAATAGTGTAAAACTTACGCTGGTGCATAGTTGCAAACAAAAATGACCCCTTCTCTACGACCAAAACCAGATTCTTTGACACCATTTGGGCACAGATTGGCAGCGCAACCAACCTTGTAGCTGCTGGCCCAAACAACCTGGAGACAATAACAGGGTTAAATGATGCTGGCAGGACACACTCTTTCTCTTTAAGTCATttaacacacaaataaacataaaGTCCTTGTTCAAATGTTGGCAGAGAAAGCGCTCAGACCTGCGTGTAGTGGCCGCAGACTTTGGTGCACGCTTGGCTGTTGAAGTCATAGTATTGCTTTTCATTCACCCAGCTTTGAATGGCACCGGCCACATCAAAAGATGACGGTGGGACACCTGTCCAGATGTTTTCTCCTACAGAGGTGAAGTTAGGGTGTGCACGGCGGGGGTTGTGGTCAAACAAACATTGCTGTGCCCACCCTTTAGCAGTAATGGCCAATTCATCGTCCCATGTCTGGACAAGGAGAGAATGAACAAGcagaaatctttaaaacaaacccctctttgtttttcagaggGTTGGTTCATCCAAACAGGTTCCAGTACTtcctttttgtgcttttttctcAGTTGTGAACAATCACAAATTGATCTGAAGTACAGGATATAGCTTTCAAACTTTGACCTTGATTTCATTGTTGTATACGTACATGCTAGTTGTTGCTGATTTCTCCTGCGAGCAACTGAAAATGGGCACCTCCAGTGTTTGGAAAAACGCAGCATATTTATTGACTTGGACTTATTGAAGTGGGCTGTTTCACAAAACCATTAAATGGGTACTAAAGAGGATGAATGTCAATGAAAATATTGTTCTGAGACAACTTCTTTCTTTAAATTCTGAGAActcttgtttctttttactaaacattttttcagattctgagaaaaaaaacagaattctgataaaaagtcagaatcctgaggaAAACGTCAGAATtgtgaaaaatgttcaaactctaaaataaaagttacatttctgattaatatttttaaacaactttttttttcaaattctgaggaaaaaagtcacaattctgGGAAAATGTCCAAATTTTGAGGTTAATTTTAGAATTTGGGCAGATTATTTTTAAGCAAGACTTCTGAGGAAAAGTCAAATTCTGAGCCTtccaacttttaaaaattctttaaataaagCCAGAAGTCTAAGAAAATGTCCAAATTCAGAGACCAATGTAAGAAGctggactgattttttttttaaataacctttttctattctgagaaaaaagtcacacTAAAGAAGAAAAGTTGAATTCTGTCAGATTTTTGTGATTTAGTCaaatttttagattattttttaaactgtttttcatATTCTGCAAGAAtgtgaaaaatctgagaaaatgccaaagttatgtgatttttttcacatttggactgaatatttttaaacacagtCCAAGTCTTAGtctttcaatttaaaaaacatttttgagaatAAAGCCAGTATTCTGTAAAAAAGTAAACTAAGTCAGAATCCATAAGGTCTGTGAGAAAGAAGGGTATAAAgtctgatattaaagtcagatttctgattATATTTCTTGAAcaacttttttcaaattctaagaaaaagttgaaattctgagattaaagtcagaatccggAGGAAcatgtcagaattttaagaaaagataaaaaaaatattaagattAAAGACAGATTTCAGGGggagaaaaacatttatttttttcacttttttttttcttggcaaaGTAGTATGTTACAattgggacttttttttttttaaattactgcaATAATGTCAAAATCCTGAGTATTTCTCAAGTGCTGTTTAACAGAACAAGGCAGAGACTTGTTAGGAAATAAGTGTCGGAATAATTATGAGAatagagtcagaattctgactgccTTTTAAGtcttctgacttttttccctaaatttgaaaaaaggttGTATCTAATAAAATCCGTAAAAACAGTGGCCCTCATTGTCTTACATACATCAGATAAACAGATGCATAAAAAATAGAACATCatcaaaactgtatttttttcctgtaatttatttaaaactggGATAATTAATTATATCATAGATTTATCATAAACAAAGAGAGACATTTCAAAGGATTTTGGTTTTACTTTTGCTCATTGAGGCTTACAGTTcacataaataataataataaaaagatatCAAAATATTCGGGATAACTTGTCAGTTATTGCATTCCTGAAAAGAGCTCTAATAGTGAATTAACAGACCATGAGATGTCTGCCTACAACAGAATGTCATAGATGAAAACCGGGATGAATATCAATCTAATCTTTCTGACAATGTAAGATAAGGAGTATAATAGGCTTTGTTTTGTGCACGTGTGAGTCAACCCTTTAAACATCCACCTTTCTTAACAGACAAGCTCACAGTATTCATGAGCATTTCTAGATTTCTAGATCTATGGATCAACCTTTCAGTCTCAGCCTGTCTCCTGTACACTCCTTAAACATCAGAAGGCTGACAAAAGAATCACTTATTTGAGCCTtactcattttttattcacaggTGTTGAAGAGGTTTATCTTTCTCTCCACTTCCTTCCTCCATTTCCtcacaaaagaagaagataTAATCAGATATAAAAATACCCATCATACCTACCATTTCCTTCATGTTACTTGCAGGTGGACTGACGGACGACCTCGCCCTGTTGTGCTCCTTCACATTTTCATCGATGAACTTCCTGTCTGTTATTTTTGGCAGTGTTATTGAACACACGCCAGAGTTCAGGAAAATCAAAGCCCACATTATCAGCTTTAAAATGCACGCCATGCTTCATAAAATGAATCCCCTCCAGTGACAAGCACCAGAGAGTCTGTGGTTTTTGAAACTCACTTTGTTCTAAAGCGGAAGTAACACTCTAAAGAGGAACAGGATATATATGCTGCTTTTCAGAGGGTAGCTCAGGTCTAAACATGCCTGAAACCTCACACTAAGCACAGTATTTGCTATCACTGAAGGAGTGTGATGTTCAAAAGTGTAAAAGTTTGATCAGTTTGACTTGGTTGCTTCAAAccgcaaaataaaagtgcagtccttcatttttttgtcctcaATGTAACACTTTTATTCATAAGACTGGCCAGTTGGTCAGCTTTGCAGCATTTTGACTCCCTGTATTTATTTCAAACCATGTTATATGgagatttaaatatttatggaatttgtcaggcctgcccacagaatttactaggcccctgaaaacccccatCATATGGGCCCTCCCCTGTTGTGACGCcagtgtcctggctaacagttttttcaccatttttcccaccaatttttgcccctctttctTGCTCAGCTCACTTTTGCTCCTGCTaccccatttttgtcttttttaaaccaatttttgcccctttttgccaatttttgccactcttaaccatTTTCCCAACCattgttgccccttttcaccatcaTTCTGCCcagttttaccctttttgccattttttccaccttttccactttttgacagcttttcacAATTCTTTCTGCCTGTATCttccttttttgcctttcttggccCAATTTTTGTTGCTATCATccattttgttgccactttttaaccagttttcaccattattttcccacccattttgtCCCTCTCAGCTTGcacaacccatttttttctgctgctatcccttttttctttgaaccaatttttgccactttttaactccttataataataataataaaaactttatttatagagcacttttaaaaacaaggggttacaaagtgctttgacatggtTTGTAACAGTAACAAAGAAACTAACAAAAGACAGAGACAACAGAACAATGACACCCAGAAACATCAACAGAACCCAACAGTTCaagaacagaaaacatgatCAAGATAATAAACTAATAGCATCAGTAAGTAGATGTCACAGACACCAAGTAAACCATGATATCATAACATCATTAGTGTACAGGCAGTGTAACCATACAGCTAAGACATCAATGATCAGTAGAGCAGGCCTCATAGgtaccataaaaacaataaaaacataggaatccaggcaacacaggaatcTTTGATAAATGCAGAGGCTGCAGTAGCGAAACCAAGAATCAAGAAACGTTCAGCATAGACGACACCAGATGGTCAAaatacactgctttccacattattatgcaaatgacatttttctcttgttttcctAAATACTAATGCAATTGACAGTCCTCAAAGACAGAcctaaaaacctcaaaatgcacagTCCCACATTAtgaagcaggccacaggtttcaagcaatatgggaacgAAAAGggtctctctgctgctgaaaagtgtcaaatagtgtaatgacaaggaatgaaaacattcgatatttcatgaaaaattaattgtgatcaacgtactgtgaagaaatttgtggctgattcagagcacagatgggttcgtgcagataaaggcataatgaggaaggtttctgccagacaaattcatcaggttaagagagcagatgctaaaatgtcattacaaaccAGCAAACAGggatttgaagctgctggtgcctctggagtcccaccaacctgaaggtgtaggatcctccacaggcttgcagtcatgtataaacctactattcagcccccctaaccaatgctcacaagcagaaacagttgcagtgggcccagaaatacatgaagactcattttcaaacagtcttgtttactgatgagtgccgtgcaaccctggctGGTCccgatggaggagtagtggatggttggtggatggtcACCAtatcccaacaaggctgtgacgtcagcaaggaggtggcggagtcatgttctgtgctggattcatgaggagagagctggtaggcccctttagagTCCCcagaggtgtgaaaatgaccttgacaaagtatatagagtttttGACTGACCACTCTctttcatggtacaaaaagaagaactgtgtcttccgtagcaaaattttcttcatgcatgacaatgcacaatctcatgctgcaaagaatacctctgtgtcattggctgctatgggcataaaaggagagaaactcatggtgtggcccccatcctctcctgacctcaaccctattgagcatcctcaagctaaagatctatgagggtgggaggcagttcacatcaaaactgcagctctgggaggctattctgacatcttgcaaagaaatttcagcagaaactctccaaaaactctcAAGtttaatggatgcaagaatagtgaaggtgatattaaagaagggctcccatgttaacatgtaacttggcctgttaagatgtttttgattgaaatagcttttgattgaAACAACTATGACCTCCTTATGCTGCAAACTCAataaatgaccattttcagttctttacaacctaaaaaaatattttaaaactatgttgtgcataataatgtggaacagtgcattttgaggtttttataaaaaaaaaaaaaaggttatcatttataagtttgttcaaaaaaatttaaatcatactctaacggctgatgacttgaaaaatatcctgtcatttgcattaatatttcggggggaaaaaaaagaaaaatgtcatttgcatagtAATGAAGAATGCGGTGTAAAGTATGATTTCGAGGACAGACAACGTTAATTCAGCCGGGCTCACAGCCCGTTCTGGTCGTGTCTGCTTGTGTCTGAGCCGTTTCAGTCACAGACACATGAATCAGTTAGATTATG
This region includes:
- the glipr1a gene encoding glioma pathogenesis-related protein 1 gives rise to the protein MACILKLIMWALIFLNSGVCSITLPKITDRKFIDENVKEHNRARSSVSPPASNMKEMTWDDELAITAKGWAQQCLFDHNPRRAHPNFTSVGENIWTGVPPSSFDVAGAIQSWVNEKQYYDFNSQACTKVCGHYTQVVWASSYKVGCAANLCPNGVKESGFGRREGVIFVCNYAPAGNVRGRKPYESNGATCPGCEGSSGSNYLAVLVTRPIALILTFVAAHVVRHFYPDIFCYE